From Terriglobia bacterium, one genomic window encodes:
- a CDS encoding class I SAM-dependent methyltransferase produces the protein MNPRPSDEEIHLFYPEEFYDSHLTAEGLLRAKDRQLALKFEYVRDLPAGRLLDIGCMKGEFMYFMQQRGWEVRGADFSTKPPNVFDLDIFYGDIESAGYSPGSFDLVTLWAVLEHVYYPKKMLASVYRLLRRGGKAVLLVTNFNSLPGRFMRHDDIPRHTTLFTRRTLGKMLQSTGFRPDRFDFNCDLFGGNNRGVLNYLVKLAAGEEIDEIVAQNRTSKRWQEFSSQVRGKPHQWMLKIDSLDIRFAPYLDRLMDRLRFGFIMIARATRI, from the coding sequence GTGAATCCTCGTCCATCTGATGAAGAAATCCATTTATTTTATCCGGAGGAATTCTACGACAGCCATCTGACCGCCGAGGGCCTGTTGCGCGCGAAGGACAGACAGCTTGCACTCAAGTTTGAATATGTCAGAGACCTTCCTGCCGGCAGGCTGTTGGATATCGGATGTATGAAGGGCGAGTTTATGTACTTCATGCAGCAACGGGGTTGGGAGGTTCGCGGCGCGGATTTTTCGACTAAGCCGCCGAATGTCTTTGACCTGGACATTTTCTATGGGGATATAGAGTCGGCCGGATACTCTCCCGGCTCATTTGATCTGGTCACGCTCTGGGCGGTTCTCGAGCACGTCTACTATCCAAAGAAAATGTTGGCCTCGGTTTACCGGCTGTTGAGGAGGGGTGGCAAAGCGGTTCTGTTGGTAACCAATTTCAACAGTCTGCCGGGACGATTCATGCGGCATGACGACATTCCTCGGCACACGACTTTGTTCACAAGGCGTACCCTTGGGAAAATGCTGCAAAGCACAGGATTCAGGCCTGATCGTTTTGATTTCAACTGCGACCTGTTTGGTGGCAATAACCGGGGGGTACTCAACTATCTTGTAAAGCTGGCAGCCGGTGAGGAGATTGATGAGATTGTGGCTCAGAACCGTACTTCTAAACGCTGGCAGGAATTCTCGTCCCAGGTGCGAGGCAAGCCACATCAATGGATGTTGAAGATTGACAGTCTGGATATTCGATTTGCGCCCTATCTGGATCGGCTGATGGACAGACTGCGATTTGGCTTCATCATGATCGCCAGGGCAACGAGAATTTGA
- a CDS encoding transposase: MKHMGMDLHSLRTDVCVRNGKGVILLRQRIPTTKSELENLVIGIPGRKRVIVEESRLSDLVTRLLMGHVDEVIRCQPRFNRLISESEDKWDKTDAESLSDLLYLNRFKRVHHPRLTYGGLRQAVRGYWISSRELTRAKNRVKQCFLGGGLHEVGDGIYSVRNGSRNLKRLKEQGSCIEWAQLRHANDARDGSARNYGALRRSRKGQKGKVFLDFRSVIDEMTRSVC, translated from the coding sequence ATGAAGCATATGGGAATGGATCTTCACAGTTTAAGAACAGACGTATGTGTGCGAAACGGCAAAGGAGTGATCCTACTTCGGCAACGGATACCGACGACAAAGTCCGAGCTGGAGAATTTGGTGATTGGTATTCCAGGGCGGAAGAGGGTCATCGTGGAAGAGAGCCGGCTTTCGGACTTGGTGACTCGGCTTCTAATGGGTCATGTTGACGAGGTGATTCGCTGCCAGCCACGGTTCAATCGTCTGATCAGCGAATCGGAGGACAAGTGGGATAAGACGGATGCCGAGTCCTTGTCAGACCTGCTGTATCTAAACAGGTTTAAGCGTGTTCATCATCCGAGGCTGACCTATGGGGGGTTGCGCCAGGCGGTGCGTGGTTATTGGATTTCGTCTCGTGAGCTGACGAGAGCCAAAAACCGGGTCAAGCAGTGCTTTCTCGGAGGAGGATTGCACGAGGTAGGGGATGGAATTTATTCGGTGCGAAACGGGAGTCGAAACCTGAAGCGATTGAAAGAACAGGGCAGCTGCATAGAGTGGGCGCAGTTGCGACACGCTAATGATGCACGCGATGGGAGTGCTCGAAATTATGGGGCCCTTCGGAGGTCAAGAAAGGGTCAAAAGGGGAAAGTGTTCCTTGACTTCCGATCTGTCATAGATGAGATGACAAGGTCGGTCTGTTGA
- a CDS encoding radical SAM protein: MEVNNRGQIPLKRPFTHDNGHCWAANLTGIQTASDDLGYPTRSNVVLFENDHKYGIPHALHDNIRRLGRGYYSHWNGMLLFSTSDNSDPNSNGRSYTIQIIDHQDPWACDNAWNSISVSLEGKVSICCNNHAIIGDLTKTRIDDIWHQNAVLSKIRGFFAQGTYRNAGCELSCPRLVMRYSDMHPYIKVPSHLNYSFESPPIGTDDDAGNLYTAPTSYDDNIYINDLEYHGRNCNTASFPFQAMVIINDKCNLRCPMCPQRMTSGILACDGDLSVAAMNNFIPAYRYLRLLNIVGGGEIFIDPPDKSLLSRILTDVNEYANLDHLRLVLYSNGILMSNAWADHIFASNVVTTIAISIDSVDPEIYQKLRTGASLDQLRRRLDNFMEVRARRNLKRPKLRFSTVLSDFTYKGLLELQEFITKYDPEGLDLQLYKAAGYQWFTDEHNIFCRERAEDLVQLRKVLGYINVPSSKDQIIAVIDMILSGI; this comes from the coding sequence ATGGAAGTCAACAACAGAGGTCAGATCCCTTTGAAACGGCCATTTACCCACGACAATGGCCACTGCTGGGCGGCCAATCTGACAGGGATTCAGACTGCATCCGATGATCTCGGGTACCCCACTCGATCGAACGTAGTTCTATTTGAGAATGATCATAAATATGGGATTCCACACGCTCTGCATGACAACATTCGCAGACTGGGGAGGGGATATTATTCCCATTGGAATGGCATGTTGTTGTTTTCCACATCGGATAATAGTGATCCTAATAGTAATGGTCGCTCGTACACCATTCAAATCATAGATCACCAAGACCCATGGGCCTGTGATAATGCATGGAATTCAATTTCTGTATCCCTTGAGGGGAAGGTGTCAATATGTTGCAATAATCATGCAATCATCGGCGATCTGACGAAGACAAGAATCGATGACATTTGGCATCAAAACGCCGTATTAAGTAAAATCCGGGGATTTTTTGCTCAAGGAACATATCGAAACGCCGGATGCGAATTGTCATGTCCTCGGTTGGTGATGCGTTATAGCGATATGCATCCGTATATTAAAGTGCCCTCCCACCTAAATTATAGTTTCGAATCTCCTCCTATCGGAACTGATGATGATGCGGGAAACCTATATACCGCTCCCACTTCCTATGACGATAATATCTACATCAATGATCTTGAATATCATGGTAGAAATTGTAACACAGCCTCATTTCCGTTTCAGGCTATGGTTATAATTAATGATAAGTGCAACTTGCGGTGTCCGATGTGCCCTCAGAGAATGACGTCGGGAATTCTGGCCTGCGATGGTGATCTTTCTGTCGCGGCGATGAACAACTTCATTCCTGCCTATCGGTATCTTAGATTGCTGAATATTGTGGGCGGTGGAGAGATATTTATTGATCCTCCCGATAAGTCCTTATTGTCGAGAATCTTAACGGATGTCAATGAATACGCAAATTTGGATCACTTGCGTTTGGTATTATATAGCAATGGGATTTTAATGTCGAACGCGTGGGCAGATCACATCTTTGCTTCAAATGTAGTTACGACCATAGCCATTTCGATCGATTCTGTAGATCCAGAAATATATCAAAAATTGCGAACAGGGGCAAGTTTGGATCAATTGCGGCGGCGGCTGGATAACTTTATGGAAGTGAGAGCTAGGCGAAATCTCAAACGGCCAAAATTACGTTTCAGCACCGTGTTGAGCGACTTTACTTATAAAGGTTTGTTGGAGTTGCAGGAATTTATCACAAAATATGACCCGGAAGGGCTGGACCTGCAATTGTACAAGGCGGCGGGTTATCAGTGGTTCACAGATGAACATAATATATTCTGTCGGGAGCGGGCCGAGGATTTGGTACAACTCAGGAAAGTTTTGGGATATATTAATGTTCCATCTTCTAAGGATCAAATTATTGCTGTTATTGACATGATATTGAGTGGAATCTAA
- a CDS encoding ABC transporter ATP-binding protein has protein sequence MNDAGEFAIRVSNLSKMFKMYARPADMFWGLLAGKQNYKPFWALRDVSFEVRRGQVVGIMGRNGAGKSTLLKIITGTLDHTAGSVAVTGRISSILELGTGFHGEYSGRENIYLGGLMVGLTREEILGKMDWVIEFSELEDFIDQPFKTYSTGMQARLTFSTAVCIDPDILIIDEALSVGDAKFQRKSFGKIQEFRNVGRTILLVSHDPNTISTFCDHAILLDKGRVLDQGEPHRISLVYYKMLFGSDEEQERKLHVRAERECDRVGDVQVPESTCDEESQLDLDYPLNSSDIMPESGHAWFVDLSKIPIKGDTSEKPEQSKFVLWEDDVRLHPAHCLHGQIREYGRGAFSHWGKTLLFSTTDNSDPRYNGHQYRLRHIYLSKKAAYGGDFDTHDAREREAIRRGALQKLGLREPFDQHNSHQMRIGNKKAEILDFGIRDELGIKSALLDSGAGCTFFLRALFYEDLERLNVGFLIRNMKGVDLFGTTAALQKIQVPGQRKGDIIEACMHVTMRLTNGLYFMTFSIGDPDAETDAHYDCRYDGLQFEVRMRDGIFTTSVVDLEPQIKVVTLAKGESAEEVKDE, from the coding sequence ATGAACGATGCCGGCGAGTTTGCCATCCGCGTTTCCAATCTCTCCAAGATGTTCAAGATGTACGCCAGACCTGCGGACATGTTCTGGGGACTGCTCGCCGGCAAGCAGAACTACAAGCCCTTCTGGGCGCTGAGAGATGTGTCGTTCGAGGTGCGCCGCGGCCAGGTCGTCGGCATCATGGGGCGCAACGGCGCGGGCAAAAGCACGCTCCTCAAGATCATCACCGGCACTCTCGATCACACCGCCGGTTCCGTTGCGGTCACAGGTCGGATTTCTTCCATTCTGGAACTGGGGACCGGATTTCATGGCGAATACAGCGGACGTGAAAACATCTACCTCGGCGGGCTGATGGTCGGGCTGACCCGCGAGGAGATCCTTGGCAAGATGGATTGGGTTATCGAGTTCAGCGAGCTCGAGGACTTCATCGACCAACCCTTCAAGACCTATTCCACGGGCATGCAGGCGCGCTTGACCTTCAGCACCGCGGTATGCATAGACCCCGATATCCTGATTATTGACGAGGCCTTATCCGTCGGCGACGCCAAATTCCAGCGCAAGTCCTTCGGCAAGATTCAGGAGTTCCGCAATGTTGGGCGAACTATCTTGCTGGTTTCGCACGACCCCAACACCATCAGTACTTTTTGTGATCATGCGATCTTGCTGGATAAGGGTCGGGTTCTTGATCAAGGCGAGCCGCATCGGATCAGTCTGGTTTACTACAAAATGCTCTTCGGGAGTGATGAGGAACAGGAACGGAAACTTCACGTTCGAGCCGAACGGGAGTGCGACAGAGTCGGCGATGTTCAAGTTCCAGAATCGACCTGCGATGAGGAATCACAGCTGGATCTCGATTATCCCTTGAACTCTAGTGATATTATGCCGGAGAGTGGTCATGCTTGGTTTGTGGATCTTTCCAAGATCCCCATAAAAGGCGATACATCCGAGAAGCCGGAACAATCAAAGTTTGTCCTCTGGGAGGACGATGTGCGCTTGCATCCTGCTCATTGTTTGCATGGCCAGATACGCGAATATGGCCGGGGGGCATTCTCACATTGGGGCAAAACCCTGTTATTTTCCACGACCGACAATAGCGATCCTCGTTACAACGGACACCAGTACCGGCTCCGGCACATTTACCTGTCGAAGAAGGCTGCCTATGGAGGAGATTTCGACACTCATGATGCCCGGGAAAGGGAGGCGATTCGTCGTGGCGCGCTTCAAAAACTTGGGCTTCGCGAACCATTCGATCAACATAATTCTCATCAGATGCGAATCGGTAACAAGAAAGCGGAGATTCTTGATTTCGGCATTCGCGATGAACTCGGGATCAAAAGCGCGCTATTGGACTCGGGAGCTGGTTGCACTTTCTTTCTGCGTGCATTATTCTACGAGGATCTGGAGCGCCTTAACGTCGGCTTTCTGATCCGCAATATGAAGGGCGTTGACCTGTTTGGAACCACGGCGGCTCTGCAAAAGATCCAGGTTCCAGGTCAACGAAAGGGAGATATTATCGAAGCGTGCATGCATGTGACCATGCGGCTCACGAACGGCTTGTATTTCATGACCTTTTCTATTGGTGACCCGGATGCTGAAACGGATGCGCATTATGATTGTCGCTATGATGGGCTCCAATTCGAGGTCCGAATGCGGGATGGCATTTTTACTACATCGGTTGTCGATCTCGAGCCGCAGATCAAGGTGGTTACCCTGGCAAAGGGAGAATCCGCTGAAGAGGTGAAGGACGAATAG
- a CDS encoding ABC transporter permease: MYTALNLRANLQAFQELTVLLTRHRRLTLELARREIGERYSGQLFGTFWAIGHPLALMVIYVFVFAFVFQTRIGGTLDMPLNYTSYMLAGLIPWLTFQECMMKSGTVVVANTNLVKQVIFPIEVLPVKGVLATLWTQIIFLVLLTGYNLWNYHTLLWTYLLLPLLFILQALAMVGASYLLASVGVYFRDVKDFVQVFCSVAFFLLPILYLPASVPRAVRAVLYIDPFSYMVWCYQDILYFGRFAHPWAWVAFSGMSVFIFVLGYRIFRKLKVMFGNVL; the protein is encoded by the coding sequence ATGTATACGGCACTGAATCTCAGGGCCAATTTGCAGGCGTTCCAGGAGCTGACCGTCCTGCTCACCCGTCATCGCCGCCTGACATTGGAGTTGGCTAGGCGCGAGATCGGCGAGCGGTACTCGGGCCAGCTCTTCGGCACGTTCTGGGCTATCGGGCACCCGTTGGCATTGATGGTGATCTATGTTTTTGTGTTTGCTTTCGTTTTCCAGACGCGCATCGGCGGCACGCTCGACATGCCGCTCAACTACACCTCGTACATGCTTGCGGGGCTGATCCCTTGGCTCACATTCCAGGAATGCATGATGAAGTCCGGGACAGTTGTCGTTGCAAATACCAACCTGGTCAAACAAGTGATTTTTCCCATCGAGGTTCTGCCGGTCAAGGGGGTGTTGGCCACGCTCTGGACGCAGATCATATTTCTGGTGCTCCTGACCGGATACAATCTGTGGAACTATCACACGTTGCTTTGGACCTACCTGCTGCTGCCCTTGCTTTTCATCCTGCAAGCGTTGGCGATGGTCGGCGCCAGCTATTTGCTCGCATCGGTCGGAGTCTACTTTCGTGATGTGAAAGACTTTGTACAGGTCTTTTGCTCCGTCGCGTTCTTCCTGCTGCCGATCCTGTACTTGCCGGCATCGGTACCCAGAGCCGTGCGCGCTGTTCTTTACATCGACCCGTTCAGCTACATGGTCTGGTGCTATCAGGACATTCTCTACTTCGGGCGTTTTGCGCATCCCTGGGCATGGGTAGCATTCAGCGGGATGAGCGTTTTCATCTTCGTCCTGGGCTATCGCATATTCCGCAAACTGAAGGTGATGTTCGGGAACGTGTTATGA
- a CDS encoding glycosyltransferase family 4 protein, which translates to MSEQPAPATLETWKLKVCVLSLYSYPLFNPSCISPFGGSEVRISLIARELAKYPDLEVKLVVFDHGQPGSEVRHGVTLCPWPGRYCPLRADNPWAGALLHSDSVAGPDDLSAAQRHREGIMPAPSPLSLRARLYLKAHAPRGMVNVIRKLRYPVAAVESSARRATAFLQGESLFGCIRSHTIRNADVNIYDQIDADVYMAHGNHDLTANLAYFCRRRGKKYIMVSGSDQDFVAAHEARTGSTDIYGQLGFLMAYTIENADLLMVQSRRQAELAKTHFGRDAVVIPNPVDLAPRFPKSSRAERILWVGKSDDRVKQPELFVDLARRKPEYEYLMIMSLAIDNVHRRILQKSQSLSNLKILTYVPYDEVEKHFAEARLLVNTSAFEGCPDTFLQAFKYGVPIVSLQVDPNGMFSEHGCGLVSGGDFDRLVENVSLLMSDERRYGQAGANCKTYLAGHHDKDVLIPKYREAMLNLLEDNQKARG; encoded by the coding sequence ATGAGCGAACAACCGGCACCGGCCACTTTGGAGACATGGAAGCTCAAAGTCTGTGTATTGAGTCTGTACAGCTATCCTCTTTTCAACCCGTCATGCATCAGCCCTTTTGGCGGATCGGAAGTAAGGATCTCCCTGATTGCCAGGGAATTGGCAAAGTACCCGGACCTGGAGGTCAAGCTGGTGGTCTTTGACCACGGGCAACCAGGCAGCGAAGTGCGCCATGGCGTGACTCTCTGCCCGTGGCCCGGCAGATACTGCCCGCTCCGGGCCGACAATCCTTGGGCCGGCGCTCTCCTGCATTCGGATTCGGTTGCCGGACCGGATGATTTATCCGCAGCTCAGCGCCACCGTGAAGGAATCATGCCGGCGCCTTCACCGCTGAGCCTGAGAGCAAGACTCTACCTCAAAGCGCACGCGCCGAGGGGCATGGTCAACGTGATCAGGAAGCTGCGTTATCCTGTGGCGGCAGTCGAATCGAGCGCGCGCCGGGCGACGGCCTTCCTGCAGGGGGAGAGCCTGTTTGGATGCATCCGGTCGCACACGATCCGAAATGCGGACGTGAACATCTACGACCAAATCGACGCCGATGTCTATATGGCGCATGGGAATCATGATTTGACTGCGAACCTCGCATACTTCTGCCGTCGTCGTGGCAAGAAGTACATTATGGTCAGCGGCTCGGACCAGGATTTTGTCGCGGCCCATGAGGCCCGAACCGGCTCGACGGACATCTATGGCCAGTTGGGTTTCCTGATGGCGTACACCATCGAGAACGCAGATCTGCTTATGGTGCAAAGCAGGCGGCAAGCCGAACTGGCAAAGACTCATTTTGGACGAGACGCGGTCGTCATTCCCAATCCTGTCGATTTGGCCCCGCGTTTTCCGAAATCCTCAAGAGCTGAAAGAATCCTGTGGGTGGGCAAATCCGACGATCGCGTCAAGCAGCCCGAGTTGTTCGTGGATCTCGCCCGCAGGAAACCCGAGTACGAGTACCTGATGATCATGAGCCTGGCCATCGACAACGTTCACCGCCGCATCCTGCAAAAAAGCCAGAGCCTTTCAAACCTGAAAATACTGACCTATGTTCCCTATGACGAGGTTGAGAAGCACTTTGCGGAGGCCAGACTGCTGGTCAACACTTCGGCCTTCGAGGGCTGCCCCGACACCTTCCTGCAGGCCTTCAAATACGGAGTCCCGATCGTCAGTTTGCAGGTGGATCCCAACGGCATGTTTTCCGAGCACGGATGCGGGCTGGTTTCCGGCGGCGATTTTGACCGGCTGGTGGAAAATGTATCCCTGCTCATGTCGGATGAACGTCGATATGGTCAGGCCGGCGCCAATTGCAAGACTTACCTTGCCGGCCATCACGACAAAGATGTCCTGATACCGAAATATCGCGAGGCAATGCTGAATTTGTTGGAGGACAATCAAAAAGCCCGTGGGTGA
- a CDS encoding glycosyltransferase family 4 protein: protein MRSGPRILIVVNVDWFFLSHRLPIARAARDRGAEVLVAAADTGRSDEIRREGFGFMPIPLTRTGTNLIAESRAAWSLIKTYRETRPDLIHHVTIKPVIYGSLVARITGFKAVINAVSGLGYAFSDDGRANVLRPMVKLLYRLALGSRRSFTVFQNPDDLNDFVRMGLVTLDRTALIRGSGVDCSRFRVNAQAEGNPMVMFVGRMLWDKGVGIFVEAARRLRAANPEVRFVLVGAVDPVNPAAVPADQIQRWVAEDGIEWWGERLDMPEVLARAHIVTLPSTHREGLPKVLLEAAASGRPIVASDVPGCREIVRHNVNGLLVPPGDSKSLARALQELLESSELRNRFGSAGREIVDKEFSQELVVEQTLALYCRMLGSAWSQSGASFL from the coding sequence ATGCGGAGCGGACCGCGGATACTCATCGTGGTAAACGTCGATTGGTTCTTTTTGTCCCATCGTCTCCCGATAGCAAGAGCGGCTCGGGACCGGGGCGCGGAAGTACTGGTCGCAGCCGCAGATACAGGACGATCGGATGAGATCCGCAGGGAGGGATTCGGCTTCATGCCGATTCCGCTGACCCGCACAGGGACAAACCTGATCGCCGAGTCGCGTGCCGCCTGGTCCCTGATCAAGACCTACCGCGAGACCAGGCCGGACCTGATTCATCACGTCACAATCAAACCGGTCATCTATGGATCGCTCGTCGCGCGCATCACGGGATTCAAGGCTGTGATCAACGCGGTCAGCGGCCTCGGCTACGCTTTTTCAGACGACGGGCGCGCCAACGTTCTGCGCCCCATGGTGAAGCTCCTCTATCGATTAGCTCTCGGATCCCGCCGCAGTTTCACCGTGTTCCAGAATCCTGACGACCTTAATGATTTTGTCCGCATGGGTCTGGTGACACTGGATCGCACAGCACTGATCCGGGGATCGGGCGTGGATTGTTCAAGATTCCGGGTGAATGCTCAGGCTGAGGGTAACCCGATGGTCATGTTCGTGGGCAGGATGCTCTGGGACAAAGGAGTGGGAATCTTCGTCGAAGCGGCCCGCAGGCTCCGCGCGGCCAATCCTGAAGTCAGATTTGTCCTCGTTGGCGCCGTCGACCCCGTCAACCCGGCGGCCGTGCCGGCGGACCAGATCCAGCGCTGGGTGGCGGAGGATGGGATCGAGTGGTGGGGGGAAAGGCTGGACATGCCGGAGGTCCTGGCACGCGCTCACATCGTAACGCTGCCCAGCACGCACAGGGAAGGACTGCCGAAGGTACTGCTGGAGGCTGCCGCCTCGGGCCGTCCCATTGTCGCCAGCGATGTCCCCGGGTGCCGCGAGATCGTCCGCCACAACGTGAATGGTCTGCTCGTGCCGCCTGGTGACAGCAAGTCCCTGGCACGGGCGCTTCAGGAACTCCTGGAATCGTCGGAATTGCGAAACCGCTTCGGCTCGGCGGGACGCGAGATCGTCGATAAGGAGTTTTCCCAGGAGCTCGTCGTGGAGCAGACCTTGGCCCTGTACTGCAGGATGCTGGGCAGCGCATGGTCTCAGAGCGGAGCATCCTTCTTATGA
- a CDS encoding NAD-dependent epimerase/dehydratase family protein, with translation MSRVLVTGAGGFVGGHLCRRLAAAGLSIRAAARRSLPYAIPGDRFQQCLIPGVGPTTDWTMAVEGVDSVVHLAARAHVLEARGERHLEAFREVNVEGSRSLAQASIRAGVRRLVMLSSIKAMGEETVVGQCYAEDSPCRPSDPYGISKREAEQALWETAAGSNMEVVIVRAPLVYGPRVGANFLRLLRAVDRGTPLPLGSVKNRRSLCYVENLTSAIMSCLDHPAAGGQVFLVADEQAPSTRELVCRLGELLGRSPRLLPIPILLLRIAGRISGKSDEIRRLTGSLLLSTAKIRQRLDWRPPFTLDDGLRTTVAWYRSLE, from the coding sequence ATGAGCCGAGTCCTGGTCACAGGCGCGGGCGGTTTTGTCGGCGGGCATCTGTGCCGGCGGCTCGCCGCTGCCGGCTTGTCGATTCGAGCTGCAGCACGCCGTTCGCTGCCCTACGCCATCCCTGGAGACAGATTCCAGCAGTGCCTGATCCCAGGCGTCGGCCCGACCACAGACTGGACTATGGCCGTTGAGGGCGTTGATTCGGTGGTTCACCTGGCGGCCCGCGCACACGTCCTGGAAGCGAGAGGCGAAAGACATCTTGAGGCCTTCCGCGAAGTGAATGTCGAGGGCAGCCGCTCCCTGGCTCAAGCGAGCATACGAGCCGGGGTCCGCCGTCTCGTGATGCTGAGTTCGATCAAAGCGATGGGCGAGGAAACCGTGGTCGGCCAGTGCTACGCAGAAGACAGCCCTTGCCGCCCAAGCGATCCCTATGGGATCAGCAAGCGGGAAGCCGAGCAGGCTTTGTGGGAGACTGCGGCCGGCAGCAACATGGAGGTGGTGATCGTGCGCGCTCCTTTAGTCTATGGCCCAAGGGTGGGCGCAAATTTCCTGCGGCTGCTCAGGGCGGTCGATCGAGGCACCCCCCTGCCTCTGGGATCGGTCAAAAACAGGCGCAGCCTCTGCTACGTGGAAAATCTGACGAGTGCGATTATGAGCTGCCTGGATCACCCCGCGGCGGGTGGGCAGGTTTTCCTGGTTGCCGATGAACAGGCGCCTTCCACCAGAGAACTCGTGTGCCGATTGGGCGAACTGCTGGGCCGTTCCCCGCGGCTCCTCCCCATCCCAATCCTGCTATTGCGCATTGCGGGCAGGATATCAGGCAAGTCGGATGAAATCCGGCGACTGACCGGCTCATTGCTCCTGTCGACCGCCAAGATCCGGCAACGGTTGGATTGGCGTCCGCCATTCACGCTCGACGACGGTCTGCGCACTACCGTCGCGTGGTACCGGTCTCTGGAATGA